One segment of Primulina tabacum isolate GXHZ01 chromosome 14, ASM2559414v2, whole genome shotgun sequence DNA contains the following:
- the LOC142525425 gene encoding uncharacterized protein LOC142525425: MATTSNNLTEIRLNPIEATPESFHEFGQLVEASPDGDKFGPHDAQLDLSRGIPRLYVMRLEGRHLKFSSITHHASVTQCLGSICGHSWYLGVAKPSLVDPSEIKGVVGADILQSHCGHFYVPPAVEDVRVFKISGPKFLKLNKGTWHAGPLFLNKTMDFYNLELSNTNVVDHTTHYFARKNNVVFVIDE; encoded by the exons ATGGCGACAACCTCGAACAATTTGACGGAGATTAGGCTGAATCCCATCGAAGCAACCCCAGAGTCCTTTCATGAATTCGGGCAACTGGTTGAAGCCTCGCCGGACGGCGACAAGTTCGGACCCCACGACGCGCAGCTCGACCTCTCCCGTGGGATACCGAG GCTGTATGTCATGCGTCTAGAAGGCAGGCATCTCAAATTTTCCTCGATTACACACCACGCCAGTGTGACCCAGTGCCTTGGTTCAATTTGTGGTCATTCATGGTATCTTGGAGTTGCAAAACCATCTCTTGTTGATCCAAGTGAAATCAAGGGCGTCGTTGGAGCAGACATTTTGCAATCACATTGTGGTCATTTCTATGTCCCTCCAGCAGTTGAGGATGTGcgtgtttttaaaatttcaggTCCCAAGTTTTTGAAGCTTAATAAGGGTACATGGCATGCTGGCCCATTATTCCTTAACAAAACAATGGACTTTTATAATCTGGAATTGAGCAATACCAAT GTGGTGGATCATACAACACATTATTTTGCAAGGAAGAACAATGTGGTTTTTGTGATAGATGAGTAG